The following are encoded together in the Ranitomeya imitator isolate aRanImi1 chromosome 4, aRanImi1.pri, whole genome shotgun sequence genome:
- the LOC138673898 gene encoding histone H4: MSGRGKGGKGLGKGGAKRHRKVLRDNIQGITKPAIRRLARRGGVKRISGLIYEETRGVLKVFLENVIRDAVTYTEHAKRKTVTAMDVVYALKRQGRTLYGFGG; encoded by the coding sequence atgtctggtcgcggcaaaggaggGAAAGGTCTGGGGAAGGGCGGTGCCAAGCGGCACAGGAAGGTTCTCCGAgataacatccagggcatcaccaagcctgccatccgccgtctCGCTCGCAGGggaggcgtcaagcgcatctcTGGCCTCATTTACgaggagactcgcggtgtcctgaaagtcttTCTGGAAAATgtgatccgtgacgccgtcacctacaccgagcacgccaagaggaagacAGTCACTgccatggacgtggtgtacgcgctgaagcgccagggccgcactctctacggcttTGGAGGTTAA
- the LOC138673899 gene encoding histone H2B produces the protein MPDPAKSAPAAKKGSKKAVTKTQKKDGKKRRKTRKESYAIYVYKVLKQVHPDTGISSKAMGIMNSFVNDIFERIAGEASRLAHYNKRSTITSREIQTAVRLLLPGELAKHAVSEGTKAVTKYTSAK, from the coding sequence ATGCCTGATCCTGCCAAATCTGCACCAGCAGCcaagaagggctccaagaaagcTGTGACCAAGACTCAGAAGAAGGATGGTAAGAAGCGGAGGAAGACCAGGAAGGAGAGCTATGCCATCTATGTGTACAAGGTGCTGAAGCAGGTCCACCCTGACACCGGCATCTCCTCCAAGGCCATGGGCATCATGAActcctttgtcaatgacatctttgagcgcatcgcaggggaagcctcccgcctggctcactacaacaagcgctccaccatcacctcccggGAGATCCAGACCGCTGTGCGCCTGCTGCTGCCCGGAGAGCTGGCCAAGCACGCCGTGTCCGAGGGCACCAAGGCCGTCACCAAGTACACCAGCGCCAAGTGA
- the LOC138673900 gene encoding histone H2A type 1-like, producing the protein MSGRGKQGGKVRAKAKTRSSRAGLQFPVGRVHRLLRKGNYAERVGAGAPVYLAAVLEYLTAEILELAGNAARDNKKTRIIPRHLQLAVRNDEELNRLLGGVTIAQGGVLPNIQAVLLPKKTESSKKSK; encoded by the coding sequence ATGTCTGGACGTGGCAAACAAGGAGGGAAGGTCCGTGCTAAAGCCAAGACCCGCTCATCCCGGGCAGGACTGCAGTTCCCGGTTGGTCGTGTGCACAGACTTCTCCGCAAGGGTAACTATGCTGAGAGGGTGGGCGCCGGTGCTCCGGTCTATCTGGCCgctgtgctggagtatctgaccGCTGAGATCCTGGAATTAGCCGGCAATGCCGCCCGGGACAACAAGAAGACCCGCATCATCCCCCGACACCTGCAGCTGGCCGTGCGCAATGACGaggagctgaacaggctgctgggtgGGGTGACCATCGCCCAGGGGGGCGTCCTGCCCAACATCCAGGCCGTGCTGCTGCCCAAGAAGACTGAGAGCAGCAAGAAGAGCAAGTGA
- the LOC138673901 gene encoding histone H4, with the protein MSGRGKGGKGLGKGGAKRHRKVLRDNIQGITKPAIRRLARRGGVKRISGLIYEETRGVLKVFLENVIRDAVTYTEHAKRKTVTAMDVVYALKRQGRTLYGFGG; encoded by the coding sequence atgtctggtcgcggcaaaggaggGAAAGGTCTGGGGAAGGGCGGTGCCAAGCGGCACAGGAAGGTACTCCGCgataacatccagggcatcaccaagcctgccatccgccgtctCGCTCGCAGGggaggcgtcaagcgcatctcTGGCCTCATTTACGAGGAGACTCGCGGTGTCTTGAAAGTCTTCCTGGAAAATGTGATCCGTGACGCTgtcacctacaccgagcacgccaagaggaagaccgtcaccgccatggacgtggtgtacgcgctgaagcgccagggccgcactctctacggcttcggaggttaa
- the LOC138673902 gene encoding histone H2B produces the protein MPDPAKSAPAAKKGSKKAVTKTQKKDGKKRRKTRKESYAIYVYKVLKQVHPDTGISSKAMGIMNSFVNDIFERIAGEASRLAHYNKRSTITSREIQTAVRLLLPGELAKHAVSEGTKAVTKYTSAK, from the coding sequence ATGCCTGATCCTGCCAAGTCTGCACCAGCAGCcaagaagggctccaagaaagcTGTGACCAAGACTCAGAAGAAGGATGGTAAGAAGCGGAGAAAGACCAGGAAGGAGAGCTATGCCATCTATGTGTACAAGGTGCTGAAGCAGGTCCACCCTGACACCGGCATCTCCTCCAAGGCCATGGGCATCATGAActcctttgtcaatgacatctttgagcgcatcgcaggggaagcctcccgcctggctcactacaacaagcgctccaccatcacctcccggGAGATCCAGACCGCTGTGCGCCTGCTGCTGCCCGGAGAGCTGGCCAAGCACGCCGTATCTGAGGGCACCAAGGCCGTCACCAAGTACACCAGCGCCAAGTGA
- the LOC138673903 gene encoding histone H2A type 1-like, whose product MSGRGKQGGKVRAKAKTRSSRAGLQFPVGRVHRLLRKGNYAERVGAGAPVYLAAVLEYLTAEILELAGNAARDNKKTRIIPRHLQLAVRNDEELNRLLGGVTIAQGGVLPNIQAVLLPKKTESSKKSK is encoded by the coding sequence ATGTCTGGACGCGGCAAACAAGGAGGGAAGGTCCGTGCTAAAGCCAAGACCCGCTCATCCCGGGCAGGACTGCAGTTCCCGGTTGGTCGTGTGCACAGACTTCTCCGCAAGGGTAACTATGCTGAGAGGGTGGGCGCCGGTGCTCCGGTCTATCTGGCTgctgtgctggagtatctgaccGCTGAGATCCTGGAATTAGCCGGCAATGCCGCCCGGGACAACAAGAAGACCCGCATCATCCCCCGACACCTGCAGCTGGCCGTGCGCAATGACGaggagctgaacaggctgctgggtgGGGTGACCATCGCCCAGGGGGGCGTCCTGCCCAACATCCAGGCCGTGCTGCTGCCCAAGAAGACCGAGAGCAGCAAGAAGAGCAAGTGA
- the LOC138673905 gene encoding histone H2B has translation MPDPAKSAPAAKKGSKKAVTKTQKKDGKKRRKTRKESYAIYVYKVLKQVHPDTGISSKAMGIMNSFVNDIFERIAGEASRLAHYNKRSTITSREIQTAVRLLLPGELAKHAVSEGTKAVTKYTSAK, from the coding sequence ATGCCTGATCCTGCCAAGTCTGCACCAGCAGCcaagaagggctccaagaaagcTGTGACCAAGACTCAGAAGAAGGATGGTAAGAAGCGGAGGAAGACCAGGAAGGAGAGCTATGCCATCTATGTGTACAAGGTGCTGAAGCAGGTCCACCCTGACACCGGCATCTCCTCCAAGGCCATGGGCATCATGAActcctttgtcaatgacatctttgaGCGCATTGCAGGGGAAGCCTCCCGCCTGGCTCACTACAACAAgcgctccaccatcacctcccggGAGATCCAGACCGCTGTGCGCCTGCTGCTGCCCGGAGAGCTGGCCAAGCACGCCGTGTCTGAGGGCACCAAGGCCGTCACCAAGTACACCAGCGCCAAGTGA
- the LOC138673906 gene encoding histone H2A type 1-like — protein sequence MSGRGKQGGKARAKAKTRSSRAGLQFPVGRVHRLLRKGNYAERVGAGAPVYLAAVLEYLTAEILELAGNAARDNKKTRIIPRHLQLAVRNDEELNRLLGGVTIAQGGVLPNIQAVLLPKKTESSKKSK from the coding sequence ATGTCTGGACGCGGCAAACAAGGCGGGAAGGCCCGTGCTAAAGCCAAGACCCGCTCATCCCGGGCAGGACTGCAGTTCCCGGTTGGTCGTGTGCACAGACTTCTCCGCAAGGGTAACTATGCTGAGCGGGTGGGCGCCGGTGCTCCGGTCTATCTGGCTgctgtgctggagtatctgaccGCTGAGATCCTGGAATTAGCCGGCAATGCCGCCCGGGACAACAAGAAGACCCGCATCATCCCCCGACACCTGCAGCTGGCCGTGCGCAATGACGAAgagctgaacaggctgctgggtgGGGTGACCATCGCCCAGGGGGGCGTCCTGCCCAACATCCAGGCCGTGCTGCTGCCCAAGAAGACCGAGAGCAGCAAGAAGAGCAAGTGA